ctcctttttctctttattttcagTCTTACGTGCCTATTTCTTTaatcaaattaaattttttagcATTTGGGGTGATATTAATTCTATTTTGAACAAAAATAAGAGAATAAAAGGATGCCGCAAAATTAGAGTGTATAATTGAGTTTTTTGGACATAATCGGGGTAACTTATATTTTCCCTAATTAATAACATGCAATTATATTGTTGTTCGCAAAAATAAAACACATCATCATTACAATGTTCCAGTTTTTGCTAGGACAATTTGACCATATGAAATATCTCAAGTTTCAAGTATTACTTACGTCCTCACCTATTACAGGTGGAAATTTATTGAACGCATTAATGATACTTGAGTAAACTTATTCAAATTGTCAGATTTGCTGTAGGGTCTCCCTTGCATTCAAAAAGATTAATATTCTTGATATATATCTTGTGATATGAAACAAAAGAGGCATATAACGGGATCACACCCAAAAAAGGCAAATTAATATCTCTAAAGACAGCCAACTTTAGTTCTGGCTAGTTACTAATCAAGTTGCTACACATACTAACAAACCAAGTCCTTGCTGCAAATAAGTACTAAACATGAACATTGCACAATATTCTACAGCCAAACCTACATAAACATATTATAGACATATGTTTATAATTAACATTTATATAAAAGACTGCTCTCTCCTTCCACTTAATTTCCCACACTCTAATTAATCATAAGGACCTACAATACTTAAAAGAGTGGTATACTTAAGGTATGCCAATGATGGGAATGAAAGGGATATAATAGCTAGTTGGTGCAAGTCCCCACTCCTTTGGAACTGGTAGATCAATTGTCTTTGATGAACCAAACTTAGAGTATCTTGTGTAGAAATTTAAGGGCTTAGAGATAGTGTAGGAATTATCAACTTCTTGAGACTTGACAACTGTTGGGTCTGTGtctttttttgaaacaaatagcTGCTTAGGACCTCCAAGAATTTTGGCATAGCAAATGTTTGCAGCTGTTGATGTTGGACTAGTGTCAaaaggaaggtttgacacaaAAGAGCCATCTTCTTCTGTTGTAGCCATGGCCAGTGTTTTCACCTGGCTACACTTCACTGAAACCTTTATTCCTGGGCAATTTTGAAAAGTATGGTTAAAAgatgataaaaattaaaatttccaAAACATAATTGCTTCTCTTTCATTAACTAAAAATTCTTGCTCAAATatgtactccctccggtccataataagtgattttttgtcCTTTAAGAAAATACTAACTCATAGAAAAAAAAGTTACTTTGACTAAATTATCCTTAACTAAAATTTGCATATTGTTAACTTGAAAGACGAATATGTAAATAAAggcaaatttaaaaaaataaattaattcccGCTTGATCATATAAAAGAAcatttattttggaccaaaataaaaaagccaaaatatcacttattatggaccaaAGGGAGTATCATAATTTATCTGAATGGCAGTAGTTAATATTGCGTCGCATAACCAGCTCCAAAATAAAGTTAATAAAGCTAGATAACAGCCTTAACCTAGTTAAaacatgtttttttttctctctttagaACAGCTGCAAACAACTGCTATAGAAAAGCTGCAAACAACTGCTATGCCAAGACTTTGATAAAATATTTTTCCAGCATTGGATTACTTCCATCTTAAAGtggaaaaatgatgaaaagataACTGCAAACATCAATAGGTTAGGCTGTAACGAATAGGAATAGAAATTAAACCTGAGAGATCAGAATGGTGGTTGCAGTCTAGGCAAGTGACAGAACCTTTCAAGACATGGCAAGAAGAAAACTGAAGTGTGGCAACAGCCAAAGTGATGAATAGTACTGCGAATCCAAGCTGATGATAAGATGATGCCATTGAAGCTTGCTAGCTAGGATAAACTGTAATGGAACTAGGGATTAATTAGTATACATACCTGTTGACAATAAAAATGAGGATGCAAAAACATTCTATAAATAGAGTAGCAACTAGTCCATGAGAAACAGTAAATGAAAGGGTCCCCAAAGCCTGAGTTGGTAGTTGGAATCACTTAACAAGTGCAGCCTCATAAATTCTCTTTACTGTCCTTGCTGACTAGTCTTTGGGAATTCAAACAGAACTACACTATATTTCCTCTAACTCCTTACTTTCAAATTACTGTCCATACTTTATATGTCTTTTATGGGTTTCAGATACATCTAATAACCTTAATCACAAAAGCTTTTACCAAAAATGGAGTAGTACAATTAGGATGAATTTGAAAAGGACGAAGAAATTACAAATGCTCCTTGTTTTTCTTAAAACGTCAAACATATATTTTGAAACATAAATAATTTACGAATTGTAGGAATTGCTTTGACCATGTTAATACTCTTGTATCATGGTGAATTTGATGTCATTGAAGCTTACTAGCTAGTTCAAATTTTAATGGATATGGTAGTATATAGGTAAAAACTTCTCATACCGTGTATTTAAACCAAACTAATAGATGTATGATTCGTGTTTATACACAGTCTTCTGTCACTTAACCATGATTAATTTATCGATATATTGATCATATTAAATCACTTAACTATAATAAATTGAAAGTTTGTTGTAAACCCCGCGGGGACGAGTAAATTCTTAATTATCATAACATAATGTAGTCATCGCATGGTGCGAACACCATGTAACACTAGGATACATTTATCTCTAGTAGGTAAAGATAATCCGTTTCCACTCCATAAaacaggagagagagagagatgttgTTACGGTCTTATGGGACATAGCTTTTAGCACATTTTTAGATATATATATTCCCTACGAATTGGGGATTAACACAAACAAGAAACTAGCAAAAATATCTTGGATATGTGGGCACATGCTATATGTTGTTTGAAAAGGAGAAGATGCCCAAAACGGGAAAATGTAGTCATTTCATGAATTATAACTAGCTAaaatttcattatttgttgtttgaaatcTCTGGCTTATGACAAAGAGCAGGGTGGATAAATTCCCAACCACATAGGTGGTTGTTCTTAACCTCTTGAATTTATTGGAGGAGAGTTGCAACTTTATTTCGTATCTGCAGATACGTACAATGAAATCTTGTATATACACATGGCAGTTGGTCTTTCTTTCCCCATCAACAGGACGCATTTATTCCGAAGCCATACTATTTTTCTACAAGGACGTTTATCTATACCGCCTCTCATCATCTAGAGATCAGCTCATAAATGCTTGAATAGCTAACTTGAGGTCAACTGTAAGAACCAATAAACTTCAAATCCTAAATTCGCTTATATCTCTGCTTCTCATCACATACAAATTCCTCATGCAAATTTTCCTGGAATCTCGACGGCCTTGAAAATTTTCCCACATATGAAATCAACGTTTACAGTACTTTCCACAATGATTTGCAAGTAAATGATTGAAACTGTATAATGGCTTCTGGCCACTTAAATTTGTAGGGTCTTTTAAAGCCGATACATGAACTTGTACGTTTTCCATTTGAATACTCCAACTTGATGTAATAGATACTAATAAACATATTTGAACGTTGACTATGCATATGTGAAAGACGCAGCTGACATGGCTAAGTTGTGTGCAAATCACGCCGCAAAGGCCCATGAAAAGTAttgtttttattaataaaatatgagaatcaaaataaatataaatGAGACCGAAAAAAaacctttccctttccctttccccctcCCTCCCACCTCTCTCGTCTTCCCTACCAAACTCCCACCTCCCCTTTCCCCCACCCCCCCAAAATACTTGTCATCTCAATAACCCTTCCATCTAAATACACACTCTTAAAAATCCATTCAAACTCACCCTTCCATTCAATTCCCTAAATGTATCCTACAATAAGAAACCGCAAGCTTTTTAACTTGTTTAACCACCAATTCCATCTCAGACCTGTCATTTTTATCCTTCATCGATGCAATTTTCTTGCCCTTTTCGTGGGCCCTACGGAAACAGTTGATTAAATACTGAAAAGGGGGTTTAGCCGATACAAAATTACCTGAAAGTTTTGCAGTGTTGCGGGACAAAGCTTTAGTAGACTATATCTGATGAAGGCTCTACACGAGAACTGAGGAAGTTTTGAGTGGGCAATTTGTATCTTCAAAGTTTTGTGGCGTTATTTTCTCAAACTGAGTTGAAATGAAAGAGAATGGTCTTAACTATGTAGGATAGGTTCTTCTTTTAGCTTTGTCATGAACAATCAGGTGTAGCCTATAAACCGATTAGATGAAATTGACCTACTCCATTAAATTCCTAAATAACCTTGAACATATAGGTTCAACAAAATGTGAATGAATGGATGATGTGGCTatacaaaatattaaataaaatccatGTCTGCAGCAACTGAGCAATACACACCATCATAAGTTTTATTAGTAGCCATTTTTCAAGTAAAAGTGTTCAAACAGGAAACCCAAGAGTTCACATATGGGATTTATAAACTGATGCAAGCTTAAGTGGTAAGAAAGCCTTTTCGCATACTTAAATCTTAGTAGTTCAAAAAGGGAATGACATAATTGATAGAAACTAAAGGTCCAcaaaactatatagagaaccaggttctctatttgTTCCCACATAACACACACACTGCAGTaaataaatgacacaatggagttttacgtggaaaacccccagctcacgggattaaaaccATGACCAACcctgtaggatttcaacttcactgttgagcaaactttagattacaacctattgtaacctaggaatcaacctcttaatccctcactaacttgtaataactctattacaagccactttgtaataactctattacaaagacttacgactcgactaactctagccaagatacAAACACAaaggtttatgatttacaaagatctcctacacaatgcttctaattaagctaagtaggaattacaagttgAGTACTTTAGCAAAGATGCAACACAACTAAGGATATGCAATCACTCGATACAGGAAACTGGTTCgttgttatgttgttctttgtttttGATGCCCTTGAATGTCACTTGCCAGATTGATAGATCACTTGGGAAAGTTCTTGATAATTCTTGAATGTTCAAGTAATGTTTTACCTTTTGCGTCAATTTTAATATTGCATAGGTGACATCATTTGAATGAtttaagcatgtttggtacaaaggcattccccataaagttgatTGTCGCACTGTTTGCTCTGCTGCATGTGCAGGTTGCAACTTTACAGCTATCTGGGGGTTGACTAGTACAGTCACCAAGGGAACTGGTGTCCATCTGTTCTCTCTGCTATTTCTCTGGACTTTGAATAATTTAACCATGTCCTCGAGTTGAGGCTTGTTGATCTTGAGTACTTGAGGATGTGTAACATGTTCACTAGCAGGTTCTTAATATTAAGTTTGTttgatcatcaaaacataacaaggaTACAATATAACCTATCAATTTTCCTCTTTATTGATGATGACAGACTTATAATTGAAGTTCCCCCTAAGAACCATGATGACTTACACATATCTTGTATTCCCCCTCAATTATTTTTCCCCatttttggcatcataaaaagatcagtaacaagcaataagtaaagaaaagtctagcttggtaaacttataccacatgtgtgcacacaaacatgactaaaaataaaatataagagcAAGGCATACACAACAAAAAGAAGAAGCTTTCATTAATATTTAGATATTAAGTAGGGAGCAATTCCATTGTTACCAACACATCCacaaaataaaatagtaaaaagaaaGGTTACCAGTCATAACCATCATCATAACTAAAAATAGAAGACAGACACTAAGAACTTGACACTGGAAAGGGAACACTTTTTAGGGAGCACTGGAAGGGGAAGGCCCAGATAAAGAGGCAAGAGTTCTAAGAAGAATGTCCATTCGAGCATTAGCTGACACCTGCTCATTGATCAGTCTTTCCTTCAGGTCCTCAACATGTTTCCCGAGGTCAACATTTTCTTTAGTCAGATGGGCAACTTCTGTGCTTTGAGAGTTGCTGGAACCAGGTACCTCCTGAACTTGACTGAGCTGTCCTTCGAGAATggcattccttgctttcaaattCCTTATCTCTTCAGTGGCACTATTCTAAGCATTGATCAGTTGAGAGATAGTAGAAGTGATGCCAACCCTTCCACTCTTTTCAATGCATTCACACTCCTCGAGGGTGGTTTTAGAGAAGGTTAGTTTACGAGTACCCACTTTAGCTTTTCCCAAAGGGACTTTGAAGAACACAAAGACCTTAGTGAGGAGGAACCCCTAAGGCAGCCCATAATTACCATCCTTGAAGTCTGCCACCTTCTTTATGTGTTTTATCATAAGGCCAGGCAGGTTTATAGTTGTGTATCCATCTAGTGCTTCCATGAGAACTAGGTTTGCTCGTGATGTAATGGATCGTCTTTCTACGAGGGAGCAGAACCTTGTTCATCAATTCAAACAACATTTGGTACATTGGTAAGAGGGCCTTCTTGTGTACCCGTTCCCTTTGCTGGCCTACTTGATCCTTCAAGATGGCATTTCTGAAGTTTGAGGGGCAAGTTCCCTTAACAGAAGACATACCCCCAGTAGGCACACCCAAAATGGCTCCCAGCACAATAGTATCCATCACAAAATCAACACCATTCACTTTTAGACAAATTTTATCATCCTCAACTGTGAAGAAGTCCGCATAGAAACTGCGCATTTCCTTTTCATAAACCTTAGGACTGTCATTAGTGAACAGATGTGTCCACTATTGGTATTCAATGATGTTATCCAATTGGCACATTCCTGATAGTTCAAGAATATCAGGGGCAAATGTGCGACCCCACAACACCTTTTGGTTTCTTAAATTTTCCTTGCCAGGATCCTGGGTTGGACCAACCTTGGCCTTCTTTGAGGAACAAGGTTCCTCACTAGCACCAACCTTCCTTTTCACTGATTTTCTTACACTCTTCCCTTTGTCTGTGGACTTCTTGGACACTTTCTCAGCAGACTCCCCAACCACTCGTTCATAGACTCTTCAAACGGTTTTTCACCAGACACATTTACTAGTTCActagatttttcaccctcggCATTTCTCACATCCATCTCACTCATAGATGACTCGTTCTTTGATTCAGGAACAACAAGTTTCTTCGAGGACTTACGAACCAAGGAACCAAGTTCCTTTTCCTCCTCCTAATCAACCTCAACAACTAGTGTAGGAGGCACTACCTTTCCACCTTTAACCaatctcattttcttctattctgCTTTACTTTTCTTTAGAACAGACTCAAGTTCTTCCTTCTTCTACAACCTAGTGATAGGTCTCTTAGGAGTTGACTCCTCGGGAGCGACCTTTTTACTCCTAGAACCAATAAATATCGCAAGAGCCACATTATCATAATCTTCCTCTTCACTATCTTCATTGTCCTCCTCAGACAGAGATCTCATCTCAGGAACCACAATGGATAATGGCTCAGCATAGAAATGAGGAGAGGGAGTGGGGTCAGTACTGACCTAGGGTTCTTGTGAAGAACTAGGGTCTTATCCCAATTAGAAACAGAGGGATCCTTTTGGGAGGAAGGATCAGGTCCCTTAATTGGTTCCTTAGTAGTACTGTCATGTGCCAAAGTTTCGACAGGAACCAGTTCCCTCCCCCCGACCTCTGCACCATTTTATTCCCCTTGAGACTTAGACACACCTTCACTACCCCCCAAAACACTACCCTCAGCAGCTATTGACAACATATTTTCTATGTCCTTTTGTTCCTGTAACCCCATGGTAAACTCAGAGGTAGGAAGAGTATTACATGTAGAATGAAGGCCAGGAGTTGTCACTGTTGATTCATCACTGGTATGACCCACATCTTGTTCTTTCTAAGATCTTTCCTCCACTGGTAGGCTAGAAACTTCTTGATTTTCTACTTTCTCCACTATAGCTTTTTCGACCATTTTTTATGGTGAGGCAGAATGAGAGGTCATGGCCACAAATTTCTTGGGAGTTGAAGTTTTGCGACTTCGATGAGAACCAATACTCGATTGGGTTGGAGAGGAAGTAGAGGGTGGTTGTGACTCTGTCTTAGGGTTTGGACTGGTCGGAGGGGAGAGTGTGGGATCATCACTAACGCTTTAACAGATGAAGACACAGTGGGGACGACATTTGGAATATCTTGTGTTTCCTGGTGTTCAGACATGGTGGAGTGCGGTGGGTTGAAGAAGAGATCATTTGGTTTGAAAAAGGTAAAAGaggaattttagattttttatgtgaaaaatggtgaaagtgATTAATACTGGATTTATTTAAGAGGGGTAAGGAACCATGTTACGCCccacagtattacgtcgatgttatgctctacaGTAATATATTATGATTAATGTTACGTcttgcagtattaaattacgacagtgttgtacccagcaatattatattacggtgatgttacgcttcgtagtaataagttacgacagtatTGTACCCAGTAGTATTAcgttacggtgatgttacgcttcgcagtaataagttacgacgatgttgcaccctgcagtattttatgttgaatttgtcgtaaggtaactgacatcagtccaaggaaaaaattatttggggattataaggattaggctatttcacaagtgattagtaaatttatgaaggtgaaagggggagctagtctaagaaaataatgttttgtcaaagtttggcattttgggataaaatacggctcaagATAAAATACTTGGTATTtctggactagtaccatacaaggtaccacataacCATAATAGTAAGGCGTATAAGGCATGTGAAAAGTgggtaatattttaagtaagtgggaatagtTCTCAATTTTgtgaataattgattaattaccgggtaacgggacattaccaaattaattggggatatatttgTGGATAGGCCTAATATAACTCCTATGCCTATGTGGCAACAAGTAACATAGGATACGAATGACTCTTTGGTCTTGATAATAGGTGGCATGTGTAGGACAAACTAGGATAAAAATTAACATCAAAAGTAAACCCAAAAAAAGGTGAGTCTTTCCAAAATTTTAGAAAAAGAATGGATCTCATTTCCTTGTAATAAGGATCTGAGCAGCAACGTCCAATTCTTAGCAAAATAACAAAGCAACAACGTCATTCTTGGCTAAATATCAAAGCAGCAACGTTCAAGATGCAAGAACGTTGAATCAGGAAACATTTCGTCCAAAATCCTTAGTCAAAATTCGAACCACAATTTTGTTCAAGGATtcagaagcagaagcttcattccGTTGAAATAATTTCAggaataggtatgttaaggctatcccttttttcttttggcatggtccatatgatattgaagaaacgagcaaacacatagtttccataaattactctattcatagaaatagtaggggtgtctatattcttgattccccatgaaacatattattatcttctgctcatgggtctcagaacaATACGCAGTTGGAAccatttatccggaaggaatatagagattattacgtatttttcatgcatttcatacatgtgcattgactcatgaccagacggtgttatatacgcgtatatatgtaaatatatgtatatgatatatgggaaaaggttatggcgttatatacgcaccaccacctgatcaactggtgtatgatgatgatgttgcccacagtggttgAAATATGGTTCAAacaacgttatatacgcgtatatatgtatgtatatatatgtatatgggatatgggaaaggttatagtgttatatacgcaccatcacctgatcagctggtatacaataataattttgcccacagtggccgatatgatataatgggatgccctcagaggctgatgatgttatgaaacatgtacctatgcactacatgacattcatatgcatatgcatgacgttaaaagtaatttatgatttacaaagttattcagacttacaggttgagtcatgtactctatatttctttcatgtctcttatgtatttatttatgtgccttacatactcggtacattattcgtactgacgtcccttttgcctggggactctgtatttcatgcccgcaggtctcgatagacaggtcgagaaccatccaagtaggctatcagcttcgCGGAAgttgttggtgcactccatttgcttcggagttgcttgtttggttagtatgatttagacatatattgtttggtatggcgggactctgtcacgacctttatgacatttatgtactcttagaggcttgtagacatatgtcgtgtacgtgaaagatggtacggccttgtcggcctatgttttaagtttataaatgattatattgacctattaggctcgtatgttacgtgtatatgatgatgtaataagaaagatacgttacgttgatgctcggttgagtaaggtaccgggtgcccgtcgtggcccatcggttttggtcgtgacaaaagtgTTATCAGAGTAGTTCTTTCCTAAGGATgtttacaagccgtgtctagtagagtcttatttatgggtatgtcatgcaccacacttataagcaggaggctataagggcatttaggattgtcactctttcttcttactctagatcgtgtggtagagatcacttataagaattcaaattctgaaattctttttttattattcgtAATAaaatgatacctacatccggaaagaaggaTTGGAAAGAgggatagttgtggaagagctgagtcagaggaattggatttttgtataatgcctacgataagtaaatgtgaggtctttaacagatcatgggtgtactgaaaggtgcaagcttcctgataagaagccttaaggcaagaatatctatccatctTTAAGgtaaaagacaatgagagattaagaagataaatacaggtttcaacaagcaaaagaagcaagatgaagaagggtacgaggcacccaattAATGAAGGCTAATGgtgtttataattgaggcagaggaacataagctttttgagttatattcaatagcaacagaggtatgtacaattggtctcacccattccagatatgccctataggattaacagaagtagtataagaagatatgatgaatgaattgtttgcgtcagttgacatttctgaaggatattgcaaatatgctaatagatctctttatgagacaccagatggtgcactctgaaatagtgcagccagatatgagtactacaaatacATGCACTATAATccttgaaggaataaatattaacttagtgtggctcgcgtccctagtaaagcgagaacgttaagcaacatgaagagccattggatagagcaaagggaagctaagagcaaaagaatgtcttgttcaagttttcagaataaagtgataggcataaatgttagcgggaaataagaaaagagttaataaaacattatgagtaagatgtgatacatggatgacaatggtatatcaaaagatgacaatattacaaaatctatagtcaagtgaaggaagaaacgagaagtgataggccttaggacaacaaaagagtataggacatacaatcatgtcctcatttcaagaaataaattcGCAACTCTAGTgtgattaccaagaggaaaagttagaccccagagtaatagaaccagtatggattggtgaacaagataaactaaacatgaattagggactgaatgattggaaagtactcggcatcatggtaatttcagattttgttccggcaataatagaatggacgacaaaagaagattcatgagaa
Above is a window of Nicotiana tabacum cultivar K326 chromosome 8, ASM71507v2, whole genome shotgun sequence DNA encoding:
- the LOC107797482 gene encoding uncharacterized protein LOC107797482, with the protein product MASSYHQLGFAVLFITLAVATLQFSSCHVLKGSVTCLDCNHHSDLSGIKVSVKCSQVKTLAMATTEEDGSFVSNLPFDTSPTSTAANICYAKILGGPKQLFVSKKDTDPTVVKSQEVDNSYTISKPLNFYTRYSKFGSSKTIDLPVPKEWGLAPTSYYIPFIPIIGIP